One window from the genome of Rhizobium sp. Pop5 encodes:
- the groL gene encoding chaperonin GroEL (60 kDa chaperone family; promotes refolding of misfolded polypeptides especially under stressful conditions; forms two stacked rings of heptamers to form a barrel-shaped 14mer; ends can be capped by GroES; misfolded proteins enter the barrel where they are refolded when GroES binds): protein MAAKEVKFSVEARDKLLRGVDILADAVKVTLGPKGRNVVIDKSFGAPRVTKDGVSVAKEIELEDKFENMGAQMVREVASKTSDIAGDGTTTATVLAQAIVREGAKAVAAGMNPMDLKRGIDLAVSAIVGELKTNARKISNNSEIAQVGTISANGDAEIGRFLAEAMEKVGNDGVITVEEAKTAETELEVVEGMQFDRGYLSPYFVTNPDKMRTEFEDPYILLHEKKLSNLQSMLPVLEAVVQTGKPLLIIAEDVEGEALATLVVNKLRGGLKIAAVKAPGFGDRRKAMLEDIAVLTAGTVIAEDLGIKLESVTLDMLGRAKKISIEKENTTIIDGVGSKSDISGRIAQIKAQIEETTSDYDREKLQERLAKLAGGVAVIRVGGSTEVEVKEKKDRVDDALHATRAAVEEGILPGGGVALLRAVKALDTVKTANDEQRVGIDIVRRALEAPARQIAENAGAEGSVIVGKLREKSEFSYGWNAQTGEYGDLYAQGVIDPAKVVRTALQDASSIAGLLVTTEAMIAEKPKKEAAPAMPPGGMDF from the coding sequence ATGGCTGCTAAAGAAGTCAAATTCAGCGTCGAAGCCCGCGACAAGCTGCTGCGCGGCGTCGATATTCTCGCCGATGCGGTCAAGGTCACGCTCGGCCCGAAGGGCCGCAATGTCGTGATCGACAAGTCCTTCGGCGCGCCGCGCGTCACCAAGGACGGCGTTTCGGTCGCCAAGGAAATCGAACTCGAAGACAAGTTCGAGAATATGGGCGCCCAGATGGTCCGCGAAGTCGCTTCGAAGACCAGCGACATCGCCGGCGACGGCACGACGACCGCAACCGTTCTTGCCCAGGCGATCGTTCGCGAAGGCGCCAAGGCCGTTGCCGCCGGCATGAACCCGATGGACCTGAAGCGCGGCATCGATCTCGCGGTCAGCGCCATTGTCGGCGAACTGAAGACCAACGCCCGCAAAATCTCCAACAATTCCGAGATCGCCCAGGTCGGCACGATCTCCGCCAATGGCGATGCCGAAATCGGCCGCTTCCTGGCGGAAGCCATGGAAAAGGTCGGCAATGACGGTGTCATCACCGTCGAGGAAGCCAAGACCGCGGAGACCGAACTCGAAGTCGTCGAAGGCATGCAGTTCGACCGCGGCTATTTGAGCCCCTATTTCGTCACCAATCCGGACAAGATGCGGACCGAGTTCGAGGATCCCTATATCCTGCTGCACGAGAAGAAACTCTCGAACCTGCAGTCGATGCTCCCGGTTCTCGAAGCCGTCGTCCAGACCGGCAAGCCGCTCCTCATCATCGCTGAAGACGTCGAAGGCGAAGCCCTCGCAACCCTCGTCGTCAACAAGCTACGCGGCGGCCTCAAGATCGCTGCCGTCAAGGCTCCGGGCTTCGGCGACCGCCGCAAGGCCATGCTGGAAGACATCGCCGTCCTGACTGCCGGCACCGTCATCGCCGAAGATCTCGGCATCAAGCTCGAAAGCGTCACGCTCGACATGCTCGGCCGTGCCAAGAAGATTTCGATCGAAAAGGAGAACACGACCATCATCGACGGCGTCGGGTCGAAATCGGACATCTCGGGCCGCATCGCTCAGATCAAGGCGCAGATCGAAGAAACCACCTCCGACTACGATCGCGAGAAGCTGCAGGAACGTCTTGCCAAGCTCGCCGGCGGCGTTGCCGTCATCCGCGTCGGCGGTTCGACGGAAGTCGAAGTGAAGGAAAAGAAGGACCGCGTCGACGACGCGCTGCATGCAACCCGCGCGGCGGTCGAGGAAGGCATCCTGCCGGGCGGCGGCGTGGCGCTGCTGCGCGCCGTCAAGGCACTCGACACCGTCAAGACCGCCAATGACGAGCAGCGTGTCGGCATCGACATCGTCCGCCGCGCACTCGAAGCGCCGGCGCGCCAAATCGCCGAAAACGCCGGGGCGGAAGGCTCTGTTATCGTCGGCAAACTGCGTGAGAAGAGCGAATTCTCCTATGGCTGGAACGCCCAGACAGGCGAATATGGCGACCTCTACGCCCAGGGCGTCATCGATCCGGCCAAGGTGGTTCGCACCGCGCTTCAGGATGCCTCGTCGATCGCCGGTCTCCTCGTCACGACGGAAGCCATGATCGCCGAGAAGCCTAAGAAGGAGGCTGCTCCTGCAATGCCTCCCGGCGGCATGGATTTCTGA
- a CDS encoding DUF6522 family protein, protein MLIERDANGDFILDSSELAERFGLSLADLRRHMRHGSVASTVEIGTGEHEGTKRVSLRLGNRLWRAVLNDENEVQHEEMTVIRPNSPGRRLR, encoded by the coding sequence GTGCTGATCGAACGCGACGCAAATGGGGACTTTATCCTCGATTCATCCGAACTCGCCGAGCGGTTTGGCCTGTCATTGGCCGATCTCCGCCGCCACATGCGGCATGGCTCCGTCGCCAGCACCGTGGAGATCGGCACCGGCGAACACGAGGGCACCAAGCGGGTGTCGCTCCGCCTCGGCAACAGGCTTTGGCGCGCGGTGCTGAACGATGAGAACGAAGTGCAGCACGAAGAGATGACCGTCATTCGGCCGAACTCGCCCGGGCGGCGGCTGCGCTGA
- a CDS encoding HPP family protein, producing MQYPVSPKVGPSRFRRFRLFSPILAGATLRERLIACLGALMAIGLTGVISGYLFGQGPHLPLIVAPMGASAVLLFAVPASPLAQPWSIIGGNTISAMMGIIASYFIRDPIIATGVGVSLAIGAMSFTRCLHPPGGAAALTAVLGGPVVAGWGFLFPFVPVALNSCLLVGLGLLFHKLSRRNYPHVVPKPAENTHQTVDLPSAARVGFREEDVDAALEALDETFDIDRADLSRLLQQVELQATIRSNAKISCADIMSRDVIAVGEASEPEAARHLLLKHNIRTLPVKDPEGRLIGTVGLRELSTSADTISAAISRPPVARSSDAALSLLPVLTDGRTHAVIIVDDDYRILGLISQTDLLSAVARLLPNDSAAISAVA from the coding sequence ATGCAGTATCCCGTTTCCCCGAAGGTGGGACCGAGCCGCTTCCGCCGCTTCCGCTTGTTTTCGCCGATCCTGGCCGGAGCAACTTTACGGGAGCGATTGATCGCATGCCTCGGCGCCTTGATGGCGATCGGCCTCACCGGCGTCATCAGCGGTTATCTTTTCGGGCAGGGGCCGCATCTTCCCTTGATCGTCGCGCCGATGGGCGCTTCCGCCGTGCTTCTCTTCGCTGTGCCCGCAAGTCCGCTCGCGCAGCCGTGGTCGATTATCGGCGGCAACACCATTTCCGCGATGATGGGCATCATCGCCTCCTATTTCATCCGTGACCCGATCATCGCGACCGGCGTCGGCGTGTCGCTTGCGATCGGCGCGATGTCTTTCACGCGATGCCTTCATCCGCCGGGAGGGGCTGCGGCGCTGACCGCCGTCCTCGGCGGTCCCGTCGTGGCCGGCTGGGGCTTCCTCTTTCCCTTCGTGCCGGTCGCGCTGAATTCCTGCCTCCTCGTCGGCCTCGGCCTGTTGTTCCACAAGCTTTCCAGACGAAACTATCCGCATGTCGTTCCCAAGCCCGCTGAGAATACCCATCAGACCGTCGACCTGCCGTCTGCCGCCCGGGTCGGTTTCCGCGAGGAGGATGTCGACGCGGCTCTCGAAGCGCTCGACGAAACCTTCGATATCGATCGGGCCGATCTGAGCCGGCTGTTGCAGCAGGTCGAGCTGCAGGCGACCATCCGCTCGAACGCCAAAATCAGCTGTGCCGATATCATGTCACGCGATGTGATCGCCGTCGGCGAAGCTTCCGAGCCGGAAGCCGCACGGCATCTGCTCCTGAAGCACAATATCCGCACGCTGCCGGTAAAGGACCCGGAGGGCCGTCTCATCGGCACCGTCGGCTTGAGGGAATTGTCGACGAGCGCCGATACGATCTCGGCCGCGATCTCGAGACCGCCGGTGGCAAGGTCTTCGGATGCCGCACTTTCGCTTTTGCCCGTTCTGACGGACGGGCGCACGCATGCCGTCATCATCGTCGATGACGATTACCGGATCCTCGGCCTGATATCGCAGACGGATCTCCTGAGCGCCGTGGCGCGGCTGCTGCCCAACGACAGCGCCGCCATCTCGGCCGTGGCCTGA
- a CDS encoding methyl-accepting chemotaxis protein: MAFIDRLLQRMRIVTKVLFFVVPLVVLIAGIGLFGYFTAGTLKGQMTLTRQTIDTLSSFQQLRSALTAFTDLPTSATRDRLIAGISDQEKGAATLDAMLSDPAQKQQISAVRELGGKMQGGADALWAISQERANTEHEIDDAVAQLFKESQTARKQLDVLQDQANGKEAFVRALLLDASAYKNIGQRITKLRKATAQATAPADIAGALGSLLPPLVKEIGASAALASDKAQSQIAALKPVLDKLAATAKDSANLTLESYAPVDQDLQGFEEKFGKLASGNADIAIERYVGMDANIATLRSMVTIVNTAFKSIDDLRLHLSELNRRVDAEARDAVLADLKALRESAAQLVPLSGKNAALQELAKKIEPSLASIEKDSSLLISIADRWQKNRETATELVASASHTLEQFVSTAQESGREISQRSATMSLSAMIAGTVLAIIGGLMLIETLRGPLKRITQTMMRLADGDLNVPIGDGKRGDEIGDMIRSVTVFRDQALEKTRLEEVAEANRTRDEREQARRAAEQARIEAEQSEALSALSDMLGKLANGNLAAEMSEDLAAEYVAMARTYNHAIDALRLTLAEVRNTTYEIAEGSTNLSGAADDLARRTEQQAAALEDSSRVLGELTVSVRATAENANQTSRSVAEAYRQAEHSAAVVAKAVDAMGAINRSSEKVTSIIGVIDEIAFQTNLLALNAGVEAARAGEAGRGFAVVAQEVRELAQRCATAAREIKGLISNSASQVGAGVKLVEETGEALSAIMEHFTSINGLVQVISSSTTTQSKGIEEVNNAVRDVEHITQHNAAMVEENTAEIHRLRQQVEVLNESISYFQTAVADGGRTQAAGRSMPLAS, translated from the coding sequence ATGGCATTCATTGATCGACTGTTGCAGCGCATGCGGATTGTGACGAAGGTTCTCTTCTTCGTGGTGCCCCTGGTTGTGCTCATCGCCGGTATCGGCCTTTTCGGCTATTTCACCGCCGGCACGCTCAAAGGCCAGATGACGCTGACGCGGCAGACAATCGACACGCTTTCCAGCTTCCAGCAACTACGGTCGGCGCTGACGGCCTTTACCGACCTTCCGACGTCAGCCACGCGCGATCGGCTGATCGCTGGCATTTCCGATCAGGAAAAGGGCGCAGCAACGCTCGATGCCATGCTCTCCGATCCCGCGCAGAAGCAGCAGATCTCCGCGGTGCGCGAACTTGGCGGCAAGATGCAGGGCGGCGCCGACGCGCTCTGGGCGATATCGCAGGAGCGGGCGAATACCGAACACGAGATCGACGACGCCGTGGCGCAGCTTTTCAAGGAAAGCCAGACCGCCCGCAAGCAGCTCGACGTTCTCCAGGATCAGGCGAACGGGAAGGAAGCCTTCGTTCGGGCGCTGCTTCTCGATGCCTCAGCCTACAAGAATATTGGGCAGCGCATAACAAAGTTGCGCAAGGCGACCGCGCAGGCAACTGCGCCAGCGGATATCGCCGGCGCTCTCGGCAGCCTCTTGCCCCCACTCGTCAAGGAGATCGGCGCGAGCGCCGCACTCGCCTCCGACAAGGCCCAAAGCCAGATTGCCGCGCTGAAGCCGGTATTGGATAAGCTCGCCGCGACGGCCAAGGACAGCGCCAACCTGACGCTCGAGAGCTATGCTCCCGTCGACCAGGATCTGCAGGGCTTTGAGGAGAAGTTCGGAAAGCTCGCCTCCGGCAATGCCGATATCGCGATCGAGCGCTATGTCGGCATGGACGCGAACATCGCCACGCTTCGCTCGATGGTGACGATCGTCAATACCGCATTCAAATCGATCGACGATCTGCGCCTGCACCTGAGTGAGCTGAACAGGCGGGTCGATGCCGAAGCGCGGGATGCCGTTCTCGCCGATCTCAAGGCGCTGCGCGAAAGCGCCGCACAACTCGTACCCTTGAGCGGGAAAAATGCCGCCTTGCAGGAACTTGCAAAGAAGATCGAGCCGTCCCTGGCCTCAATCGAAAAGGATAGCTCGCTTCTGATATCGATCGCGGACCGGTGGCAGAAGAACAGAGAAACGGCGACCGAGCTTGTGGCGTCGGCAAGCCATACGCTCGAGCAGTTTGTCAGCACGGCGCAGGAGAGCGGCAGGGAAATCAGCCAGCGCTCGGCCACGATGTCGCTCTCGGCGATGATCGCGGGCACCGTGCTTGCGATCATCGGCGGCCTCATGCTGATCGAAACGTTGCGCGGGCCGCTGAAGCGGATCACCCAAACCATGATGAGACTTGCCGACGGCGATCTCAACGTGCCGATCGGCGACGGCAAGCGCGGCGACGAGATCGGCGACATGATCCGCTCCGTCACCGTCTTCCGCGATCAGGCGCTGGAGAAGACCAGGCTGGAAGAGGTCGCCGAGGCAAACAGGACGCGCGACGAACGGGAGCAGGCCCGCCGCGCGGCCGAGCAGGCGCGCATCGAGGCCGAACAGAGCGAGGCTCTAAGCGCCCTGTCCGATATGCTCGGCAAGCTTGCCAATGGCAATCTCGCCGCCGAGATGAGCGAGGATCTCGCCGCCGAGTATGTCGCGATGGCGCGGACCTACAATCACGCCATCGATGCGCTGCGCCTAACGCTCGCCGAGGTTCGCAACACGACCTACGAGATCGCCGAGGGCAGCACCAACCTCTCGGGCGCGGCCGACGATCTGGCGCGCCGCACGGAGCAACAGGCAGCGGCACTTGAAGACAGCTCGCGCGTGCTCGGCGAACTCACCGTCAGCGTGCGGGCGACGGCCGAAAACGCGAACCAGACGTCGCGCTCGGTCGCCGAAGCCTACCGCCAGGCGGAGCATTCCGCTGCCGTCGTCGCCAAGGCCGTCGATGCCATGGGCGCGATCAACCGGTCGTCGGAGAAGGTTACCAGCATCATCGGCGTGATCGACGAGATCGCTTTCCAGACCAATCTTCTCGCGCTCAATGCGGGTGTGGAAGCCGCCCGTGCGGGAGAGGCCGGCAGAGGTTTTGCCGTCGTCGCCCAGGAGGTTCGCGAGCTTGCGCAGCGTTGCGCCACCGCCGCCCGCGAGATCAAGGGGCTCATCTCCAACAGCGCATCGCAGGTCGGCGCCGGCGTCAAGCTCGTCGAGGAGACCGGCGAGGCTCTGTCGGCGATCATGGAGCACTTCACCTCGATCAACGGGCTCGTGCAGGTCATCTCGTCCTCGACGACCACGCAGTCCAAGGGCATCGAGGAGGTCAACAACGCCGTTCGCGACGTCGAGCACATCACCCAGCACAACGCCGCCATGGTGGAGGAAAACACCGCGGAAATTCATAGGCTCCGCCAACAGGTGGAAGTCTTGAACGAAAGTATCTCGTACTTCCAGACCGCTGTCGCCGATGGCGGCAGGACGCAGGCGGCCGGCCGGTCGATGCCCCTGGCCTCCTGA
- the putA gene encoding trifunctional transcriptional regulator/proline dehydrogenase/L-glutamate gamma-semialdehyde dehydrogenase — protein MLNAALDTTPSNSNGAPFSAFAPPIRPQSELRQAITAAYRRPETECLPPLVAAARVSEAKRYDIRSTARTLIEALRAKHKGTGVEGLVQEYSLSSQEGVALMCLAEALLRIPDTDTRDALIRDKIAEGNWTSHIGGGKSMFVNAATWGLVVTGKLTSTVNDRSLSAALTRLIARAGEPVIRRGVDMAMRMMGEQFVTGETIEEALKRARPLEARGFRYSYDMLGEAATTAADAERYFKDYEKAIHAIGKAADGRGIYDGPGISIKLSALHPRYVRSQAGRVMGELLPKVKALAALAKSYDIGLNIDAEEADRLELSLDLLEELCFAPEIAGWNGLGFVVQAYGKRCPFVLDYIIDLARRSGRRMMVRLVKGAYWDAEIKRAQLDGLDDYPVYTRKIYTDVAYIACARKLLAAADAVFPQFATHNAQTLATIYHLAGPDFAVGKYEFQCLHGMGEPLYDEVVGKEKLDRPCRIYAPVGTHETLLAYLVRRLLENGANSSFVHRISDPNVSVEALIADPAETVGAMPVVGAPHVQIAAPKALYGSARANSSGLDLSSETTLSNLAEALASTASAPWHALPLLADGSTDGVTRDVLNPADHRDVVGTVTELKVEEAARVVAMAAEYAPQWAAVPPAERAACLDRAADIMQARIKVLMGIVMREAGKSAANAVGEVREAVDFLRYYADQARKTLGPSHLPLGPIVCISPWNFPLAIFTGQVAAALVAGNPVLAKPAGVTPIIASESVKILHEAGVPVGALQFVPGSGRLGAGMVGAQETAGVMFTGSTEVARMIQAQLAERLSATGKPIPLIAETGGQNGMIVDSSALAEQVVADVVTSAFDSAGQRCSALRVLCLQDDVADRTLAMLKGAFRELTIGRTDRLSIDVGPVINDGAKAEIDQHIEAMRGAGRKVEQLPLPESAAAGTFVPPTIIEIKSLSDLTKEVFGPVLHVVRFKRNGLDRLIDDINASGYGLTFGLHTRLDETIAHVTSRIKAGNLYVNRNIIGAVVGVQPFGGRGLSGTGPKAGGPLYIGRLVQRAPVPPQQDSVHTDLALRDYIIWLDKKGLPGEGEAARGYANRSALGLERELAGPVGERNLYALHPRGRILLVPQTESGLYRQIAAALSTGNHVVIDAGSISKSALANLPAAVAGRVSWTSDWEKDGPFSGALVEGDRDRVLAVNRKIAALPGPLLLVQAATAEELASDLETYCLNWLLEEVSTSINTAAAGGNASLMAIG, from the coding sequence ATGCTGAACGCAGCGCTCGACACCACGCCATCCAATTCCAACGGCGCGCCGTTCTCGGCCTTTGCACCGCCGATCCGCCCGCAATCGGAACTTCGCCAGGCGATCACGGCCGCCTATCGCCGCCCGGAGACCGAATGCCTGCCGCCCCTCGTTGCGGCCGCGCGCGTTTCCGAGGCGAAGCGCTACGACATCCGCAGCACCGCCCGTACCCTGATCGAGGCGTTGCGCGCCAAGCACAAGGGCACCGGTGTCGAGGGGTTGGTGCAGGAATATTCGCTTTCCAGCCAGGAAGGCGTGGCGCTGATGTGCCTTGCGGAAGCGCTGTTGCGCATTCCAGACACGGACACCCGTGACGCGCTGATCCGCGACAAGATCGCCGAGGGCAACTGGACCTCGCATATCGGCGGCGGCAAATCCATGTTCGTCAACGCCGCCACGTGGGGCCTCGTCGTCACTGGCAAACTCACTTCGACAGTCAACGACCGCAGCCTGTCGGCGGCGCTGACACGGCTGATCGCGCGCGCCGGCGAGCCGGTCATCCGCCGCGGCGTCGATATGGCGATGCGCATGATGGGCGAGCAGTTCGTCACCGGCGAAACGATCGAGGAGGCGCTGAAACGCGCCCGCCCGCTCGAAGCGCGGGGCTTCCGCTATTCCTACGACATGCTGGGCGAGGCGGCGACGACCGCCGCAGACGCCGAGCGTTATTTCAAGGACTATGAAAAGGCGATCCACGCCATCGGCAAAGCAGCGGACGGGCGCGGCATCTATGACGGCCCGGGTATCTCGATCAAGCTTTCGGCCCTGCACCCCCGTTATGTCAGGTCGCAGGCCGGCCGGGTGATGGGAGAACTGCTGCCGAAGGTCAAGGCGCTCGCCGCTCTCGCCAAGTCCTACGATATCGGCCTCAACATCGATGCCGAGGAAGCCGACCGGCTGGAGCTTTCGCTCGATCTCCTCGAAGAACTCTGCTTTGCCCCCGAGATTGCCGGCTGGAACGGGCTCGGCTTCGTCGTCCAGGCCTATGGCAAGCGCTGCCCCTTCGTGCTCGACTACATCATCGATCTCGCGCGCCGCTCCGGGCGCCGGATGATGGTGCGCCTCGTCAAGGGCGCCTATTGGGATGCCGAGATCAAGCGCGCCCAGCTCGACGGTCTCGACGACTATCCGGTCTATACCCGCAAGATCTATACCGACGTTGCCTATATCGCTTGCGCTCGCAAGCTGCTGGCCGCCGCCGATGCCGTCTTCCCGCAATTCGCCACCCACAATGCGCAGACGCTCGCCACGATCTATCATCTGGCAGGCCCCGATTTCGCCGTCGGCAAATATGAATTCCAGTGCCTGCATGGAATGGGCGAACCGCTTTATGACGAGGTCGTCGGCAAGGAGAAGCTCGACCGGCCCTGCAGAATCTATGCACCTGTCGGAACACATGAGACGCTGCTTGCCTATCTCGTCCGCCGCCTGCTCGAAAACGGCGCCAATTCCTCCTTCGTGCACCGCATCTCCGATCCGAATGTTTCGGTCGAGGCGCTGATCGCCGATCCGGCCGAGACCGTCGGGGCCATGCCCGTCGTCGGCGCGCCGCATGTGCAGATCGCGGCACCCAAGGCCCTTTACGGCAGCGCCCGCGCCAATTCGAGCGGCCTTGATCTCTCGAGCGAAACCACGCTTTCTAACTTGGCAGAGGCGCTCGCCTCCACGGCCTCAGCCCCGTGGCATGCGCTTCCGCTTCTTGCCGACGGTTCGACGGACGGTGTGACGCGCGACGTCCTCAATCCCGCCGATCACCGCGATGTCGTCGGCACGGTCACTGAACTCAAGGTCGAGGAGGCTGCCCGTGTCGTTGCGATGGCGGCCGAATATGCGCCGCAATGGGCCGCCGTGCCGCCGGCAGAGCGCGCCGCCTGCCTCGATCGGGCGGCCGATATCATGCAGGCCCGCATCAAGGTGCTGATGGGCATCGTCATGCGCGAAGCCGGCAAGTCCGCGGCCAATGCGGTCGGCGAAGTGCGCGAGGCGGTTGACTTCCTACGTTATTACGCCGATCAGGCCCGCAAGACCCTCGGGCCGTCGCATTTGCCGCTCGGCCCGATCGTCTGCATCAGCCCGTGGAATTTCCCGCTGGCGATCTTCACCGGCCAGGTTGCCGCGGCACTCGTGGCCGGCAATCCTGTGCTGGCGAAACCGGCCGGCGTTACGCCGATCATCGCCTCCGAGAGCGTCAAGATCCTCCATGAGGCCGGTGTGCCGGTCGGCGCGCTGCAGTTCGTGCCCGGCAGCGGCCGCCTCGGCGCCGGCATGGTCGGAGCCCAGGAAACCGCGGGCGTCATGTTTACCGGCTCGACTGAGGTTGCCCGCATGATCCAGGCGCAGCTTGCCGAACGCCTGTCGGCGACCGGCAAACCGATCCCGCTGATTGCCGAAACCGGCGGCCAGAACGGCATGATCGTCGATTCCTCCGCCTTGGCCGAACAGGTCGTGGCCGACGTCGTGACCTCGGCCTTCGACAGCGCCGGCCAGCGCTGCTCGGCGCTGCGCGTTCTCTGCCTGCAGGACGACGTCGCCGACAGGACGCTTGCCATGCTGAAGGGCGCTTTCCGTGAGCTGACGATCGGCCGCACGGATCGCCTCAGCATCGATGTCGGCCCTGTCATCAACGACGGCGCGAAGGCGGAGATCGACCAGCATATCGAAGCGATGCGCGGCGCCGGCCGCAAGGTGGAGCAACTGCCGCTGCCGGAAAGTGCCGCGGCGGGAACCTTCGTTCCGCCGACGATCATCGAGATCAAATCGCTGTCCGACCTGACGAAGGAAGTCTTCGGGCCGGTGCTGCATGTCGTCCGCTTCAAGCGAAACGGTCTCGACCGCCTCATCGATGACATCAACGCCTCGGGTTACGGCCTGACATTCGGGCTTCACACCCGGCTCGACGAAACGATCGCGCATGTGACGAGCCGCATCAAGGCCGGCAATCTTTACGTCAACCGCAACATCATCGGTGCGGTCGTCGGCGTCCAGCCTTTCGGTGGCCGTGGCCTGTCGGGAACCGGCCCGAAGGCCGGCGGTCCGCTCTATATCGGCCGACTGGTGCAACGCGCCCCGGTGCCGCCGCAGCAGGATTCCGTTCATACCGACCTTGCCCTGCGCGACTATATCATCTGGCTCGACAAGAAGGGCCTGCCGGGTGAGGGCGAAGCGGCCCGCGGCTATGCGAACCGCTCGGCGCTCGGCCTCGAACGCGAACTCGCCGGCCCCGTCGGCGAGCGCAATCTCTATGCGCTCCACCCTCGCGGCCGCATTCTTCTCGTGCCGCAGACGGAAAGCGGGCTCTATCGGCAGATCGCCGCCGCCCTTTCCACGGGCAACCATGTCGTCATCGACGCGGGCTCCATATCGAAGTCGGCGCTGGCGAACCTGCCTGCCGCTGTCGCCGGCCGCGTTTCCTGGACCTCGGATTGGGAAAAGGACGGGCCGTTCTCGGGTGCGCTCGTCGAAGGGGATCGCGACAGGGTTCTTGCCGTCAACCGGAAGATCGCCGCGCTTCCCGGCCCGCTTCTGCTGGTCCAGGCCGCGACCGCCGAGGAACTGGCGAGCGACCTCGAGACCTATTGCCTCAACTGGCTGCTGGAGGAGGTGTCGACATCGATCAACACGGCGGCCGCCGGCGGCAATGCGAGCCTCATGGCCATCGGCTGA
- a CDS encoding Lrp/AsnC family transcriptional regulator — protein MANEPDIFSELDQFDRKILAALAEDGRLSITDLAARVGLSKTPCQLRFKRLISEGYIEGFRAVLNPAKMQLDHIAFVEVKLSDTREDALRSFNEAIKKIREVEECHMIAGRFDYLLKIRTRDIGRYRRVLGERISTLPHVANTSTNVAMETIKEGWDKFGSSLS, from the coding sequence ATGGCCAACGAACCGGACATCTTTAGTGAATTGGACCAGTTCGACAGAAAGATCCTCGCGGCGCTCGCCGAGGATGGCAGGCTGTCGATCACCGATCTGGCCGCGCGCGTCGGGCTCTCGAAGACGCCCTGTCAGCTTCGCTTCAAGCGGCTGATCAGCGAAGGCTATATCGAAGGCTTCAGGGCCGTCCTCAATCCGGCGAAAATGCAGCTCGACCACATCGCTTTCGTCGAGGTGAAGCTCTCCGACACCCGCGAGGATGCGCTGAGAAGCTTCAACGAGGCCATCAAGAAGATCAGGGAGGTCGAAGAATGCCACATGATCGCCGGCAGGTTCGACTATCTCCTGAAAATCCGCACCCGCGACATCGGCCGCTACCGCCGCGTGCTGGGCGAACGCATCTCCACACTGCCCCACGTTGCCAACACCTCGACGAACGTCGCGATGGAGACGATCAAGGAAGGCTGGGACAAGTTCGGTTCAAGTCTTTCGTGA
- a CDS encoding helix-turn-helix domain-containing protein, producing the protein MEKQTMAEEEVNMHEEMRRAFALLSGKWKLEIMWLLNQRIYRFGELRKAIPGITQHMLTAQLRELEADGLVSRTIFAEVPPRVEYEITQKARGLGPTMEALTAWWNEYGKSVPVKPSARGRKARGG; encoded by the coding sequence ATGGAAAAGCAGACTATGGCCGAAGAAGAAGTCAATATGCATGAAGAGATGCGGCGGGCCTTCGCGCTGCTTTCCGGCAAATGGAAGCTGGAAATCATGTGGCTGCTCAATCAGCGGATCTATCGGTTCGGCGAATTGAGAAAGGCTATTCCCGGCATCACCCAACACATGCTGACGGCGCAACTTCGCGAACTCGAAGCGGACGGTCTGGTATCCCGCACCATCTTTGCGGAGGTTCCTCCGCGCGTCGAATATGAGATCACGCAAAAAGCGCGGGGCCTCGGCCCCACGATGGAAGCTTTGACGGCATGGTGGAACGAGTATGGCAAAAGCGTGCCGGTGAAGCCGAGCGCACGCGGCCGGAAGGCGAGAGGCGGCTGA
- a CDS encoding DoxX family protein gives MPEYYVYWISTALLSALYLASATIYVTKRDWVRQVLAELGYKASYLIPFMIVIKVLGPVAILSRVSMPLSDLAYAGIFFHLLLSGLAHIGVRKPAGALPAAIGLALLVTSFMTQNDARMVPSPYVQAAMR, from the coding sequence ATGCCTGAATATTATGTGTACTGGATCAGCACGGCACTTCTGTCCGCGCTCTATCTCGCCTCGGCCACCATCTATGTCACCAAGCGAGACTGGGTTCGTCAGGTTCTGGCGGAACTCGGATACAAGGCTTCCTATCTCATTCCATTCATGATCGTCATCAAGGTTCTCGGCCCGGTCGCGATCCTTTCACGCGTCAGCATGCCGCTCAGCGATCTCGCCTATGCCGGCATCTTCTTCCACCTGCTGCTCTCGGGCCTCGCACATATCGGCGTTCGCAAACCCGCCGGCGCCCTGCCCGCGGCGATCGGCCTGGCGCTGCTCGTCACCTCGTTCATGACGCAGAACGACGCCCGCATGGTCCCCTCCCCCTACGTTCAAGCCGCCATGCGCTGA